The window aacaaatagaaaaaagggaaaataaatgaaaaaagaaagaaagaaaaggaaaaaacacacacacacacacacacacacacacacacacacacacacacacacacacaaattgtaataatgacATAAAGAGTAGAGACAACACTTTTACTTGGAACAACCATAGTCTTAGTAGTGTTAGTCtataactttttccttctcttcatttgtgtggACCTATAAAAGGTCCGGGATATGTTGACTCTTTTCTTATGGTGTTTTTGCAGTTCATGTTGTCGACACCAAATTCGAGACAGACCGACCGACTCCAGATTTAACCGCCAAATCCGTAGAGGGTACGTCCCTGACGCTTGAGGGCGTAGACGACGTCCATGGCAGTGACTGTCTTGCGCTTGGCGTGCTCGGTGTAGGTGACGGCATCCCTGATGACGTTCTCGAGGAACACCTTTAGCACCCCACGAGTCTCCTCGTAGATGAGACCGGAGATGCGCTTGACGCCGCCTCGGCGAGCCAACCGACGGATAGCGGGCTTGGTGATGCCCTGGATGTTGTCACGCAGAACCTTACGGTGACGCttggctcctccctttccaagtcccttgcctcccttgccgcggccagtcatggtgacagatgatgaggcgctgctgagagtagtagtagtgatacgaCGTCTCGCTCACGAGTGTGACTCGCATTTCAGGATCAGGATCAGGATAGATAGAAAagtaggagggaggaagtggggaTAAGAGAAGAATTGGTGGGTGATAAGAAGTGAGCTTTAGTAGGAGAGTAAAGTCGCTGGGGCTTATCTCAGGTGCTGGGTGATGTTGAGTGTTGTTGAGCAGCGTCTTTGGGTGGGTGGGCGTGGACTGGGAGGCAGGGCCCTGTCAAGGAGAGCCGCAGCGTCGTTGTTGTTGGCGTCAGGAGTGGAGATGTTTTAGTTCTGCtggttgtgtttctctctcagcAAGTCTTGCCTGAATTTGTTGAATCCACTTATTAAGTCTCAGAGGGATTGCCCTGGTTCTTCGTGTCTGGTGCCCGTGTTCTTGCTTCTTAGCTGGTAGTAGGTGGTGTGTGGTTCTTCGCCGTCCTTGTCTACTGTCTCCCTCCGTGGGCTTGGGCAGGGAGTTGGTTCAGCTTCGGGCGCGGtgggtttcttcttcttcctcttcttgttctgagATATTGTccagccttcttcttcttttggagGGTCCTCGACAACTGGAGGTGGCTCTTCCGTGTCGCTGCCTTCCACATCGACGATCTCGtcttctccttccacctcctcttccacgacGATCGGAGCCTCATCTGTCGGGTCGTCGTGGCAAGGTTGCTCATCGTCTTGGCGAAGCGGCTGGTGACTTCTTCTCGGTCTAGGTGTGTGAGGGTTGGCGGTTCCGAGGGCTTGCTGTAGGATCCGTATAACAGATAGACCGTTATGCTTAAGCAGGACAGGGATAAGGACTTGCAGGCATCTGGACTTGCTGCCAGCAAGGGCTTTTGCCGTGCACATGCAGGCAGTTATCTTCGCTTCCATATCCCATGTCCTGGTAAGCGGTTTCCGGCTTGGACTACTTGCTTTTGGTGTCTGGCTGGTCCTCGCGACTTATCGGGCCTCCGGTCCTTTGTCTCCCACGCAGACGGTGAACTGTACGTTATCACCTTCGCGAGGGAGACGTCTTTGTAGGGACCGTTTTAGTCCGGAGTAGTGTACAAAAACATCAGTTTTTGTGCTGAAGTCGCTGATGAAACCGAAGCCAcgcttgtagtttttttttttttataccatgtgggcttttcacgggaatttatgggctaaagggatacttttagggtacctcctctcttaaagcccacccactaggaaaccgttgccctgagtgaggaagcccaacctgcactcagaccgtggaaaggattcgaacccgtgcgcttggagacccctcggaccccaaagcacgcatggttccactgtaccacggcggccctcaaTAGTTTTGTACCATTTAAACTGGCCTTGATGCAGCTGGCTTGTCATCTCGTGAgagggtgttggagaggaaCGTGTGCTCTCTTCCAAGCCAGGAGATGGAATCCTGACtcgcatttttcttctttttctttttagtaattGCGGGTACAAAATACCCACACGGGCTATGGTGGCCCGTTCTAGTCTTGCTATGGACTTCTTAGCGGCGCTGGCGCCGCTTCTTCTTGCTCTGGCTGTCCTGGTTGTCTGAAGAGTCGCTGGTCTTGTTGCACTTCTTCATCATGTCGGCTATTAGTTTTTCGCAGCTCGGGAAGTAGTTCTTGGTGGGCGGTGCTTCGTCGTGTGAGATGTCCCAATACCACAGGCTTATGTTCTTGGTGGTTGTGGCAGCGTCGGGGTGGCCTTCTTTTTACCTATTGTTTGCCAGCCTTCTTCAGGTGCAGGGGAAGCAGTGGCTTGGTCGAGCAGGTCCGTGGTGTGGCTGTGCAGGCTTGTATCTGTGCCTACTACGTCCACGACCTCGTCCtcagcctcttcttcctcgttcccTCTTCCACGCTTTCTACGTGGCGAAGTTCTTCTTTGGGCAGCTGGCgtgttttcttcgtcttctgggTACGGTGGCGTTTTGTCGTAAAGGTTTCCTCTGGGATGGTGATGGCAGGCAGCCCGTTGTGCTTCAGCAGAAGCGGTATCAAGGTCTGCAGGCGGCGGGTGTTGTTGCCTGCAAGCACTTACGCAGTACAAATGCAGGCTTTGATCTTGAGATCCGCTTTTTCTGGTTTCACGGCCCCGGAAGATGACTTAGGGCGGGGAGGAGGGCGTTTTAGTTTCCCTTCCCGAGTGACCTCTCTGGCCTCTGGTCCCTTCTTACCTTttaaggtggtgaaggtggcgtTGTCTCCTTCTCGGGGGAGCACCTTGCAGAAGGATCTCATGAAGCCAGAAAATTGGACAAAGAAGTCTTGGTTGGCTTCGGAGTCACGGATGAAACCGAAGCCAGACTTCCTATTATACCACTTAAAGGTACCTCGGTGTTGCTGAGCTGCCATCGCGTACGTCTTGTCACTCTCGCTTGCCTGAGATGTATGGACTCGACTCGCATTTTTGCCTCGAGGTAATATATATGGAACTGGTGCCTTCCCGGTTGTAGTAGGGtaacaatatttcctgtttttcccacttgatccaacatcgctgggtcatacgaacacggtctccgtctcgtcgttgaccctcggaccacgcatccgagacgtacaaccgagaggcaagcaagaaattggcgtaaaaccaaataatatcgagtcggaggaggtgccagattttccagccaagcggcatgcatgcagcgatcaacaagccaaccagccagccagccacagagggaggcagaccgagtctgtgtcagaataataataataataataataataataataataataataataatataaataatgataataatgagagagacagacagacatacagacacagagagagagatggggggtgcGATTAATCCAATAGAGAAACAATATTAAACCAAGAAACACCTAGAAAGGACTTGATTCACAGGGTATACGGAGTATAGTAGGGCAAGCCAGGAAGAAGTTCAAGAAGCCTAAAAACTCACATCGAGTGCCAACGACCACGTTGAACGTTGAACGACCACGTTGAACACACCGCTTCTCCTCCGATCAGCGAAGTTAAGCAACGTTGGGTCTGGttagtacttggatgggtgaccgcctgggaacACCATATGTTGTTgccattccattattttttatttatctatttatttatttattatttaattattattattattattattattattattattattattattattattattattattattattattataataataataataataataataataataagaagaagaaggtttgatttgtctattcttatattgttttacctgcttattttattctttgttaattcatccaaatattcttgtactacctcgtgcctggattaccagacaaaactgtgtatagtctaaacacacatgaataggagaggactcgaactgacaatttctctctctctctctctctctctctctctctctctctctctctctctctctctctctctctctctctctctctctctttccatgttATAAACAGCTATGATTAACGTGTAACATCTTATATGGCTGCGTGTCTTGGTTTAATTGATAGACATTTAAGACCTATAGAGAAATTGCATCGAACCGCTAGCCTAGCTTGGTGCCGGGGGGGGATGTGATAAGAATGACCACCTGCACGGACGTGTGCTGTGCTCTGTCGAGCTTGGATATTAACCATTGAagtctgaaaagaaaaaaaaaaaaaaaaaaactagaaagtcactgcagcggctgtgggaggaggaaagacgcagGCCGTCAGACTAACCATGACACACGACACGCTAATAAATACgcacactatagtctgaccatttttatgaagatcacttaggtgtTGGCGTTTTGGGGGATTTTCCTGCCTCCAGCGCTGTCACTCGTGTACCAATACGTGCcccaagtcaggtacttaatactttttaactgaatggtgttgtagtacatatacattgtgatgctctaaagaggcaagttagaggaatttgtgtttattttttaatacattttgcATTGATTTTGCAAACGCAACAACAAtgcttgacaacgtttcctccgagcgttgtcacatccttctgggtgaccgagtgaggtcacaggtcaaagtgaccgtgttaatccatgggtcaATTCCTCTCCCGCTGCCAgccacaatgagagagagagagagagatagatagatagatagatagatagagagagagagagagagagagagagagagagagagagagagagagagagagagagagagagagagagagagaggtggtgtgtggggagCAAGGTTCTCTCcctatcctgctcctctttcttgGTTATCCTGCCCATCAGCTGGACCGTCCGTGGTACGAAGGTGAACCCCCTCGGCTTGCTCTTGGGGGGCCCCTTAGAAGGGGTGCTTATAGGAAGCGGACGGTCTTGGGCCTTAGGGAATAGGAAGACTCTCCGGAGGAAGCTTCTCCCTTCCTTGCGACGCCTGTTACACAGGCGGAGGACATTGGAGGAGAAGCTGTAGGTAGGTACCTCCTTCCTCAGGTAGTTGTGGTTATGCTCCTCCGAGCAGTCTTGTTGCTAGGACATACAGGGCACCTGACTGTTCACGTGGCAGGCTTCTCCCGAGCATTGGAGGTCGACTAGCGACCAACCTGTGCTCGGGCAGGCCAACGTCGGTGGACGGTTTGGACCCAACAGAAAAACTGACACTATACACATTTAAACACTCTTCTATTATGAATTATGCtacgaataaaaaataaaaaaactatgaTTCCAAGGACCCCAGATAGAAATCTACTTTGCTGACTATCCTCTCaaacaatgatatatatatatatatatatatatatatatatatatatatatatatatatatatatatatatatatatatatatatatatatatatatatatatatatatatatatatatatatatatattccaaaataaaataactacagAGCTGGAAGACAACGAATTGCACCCTCAGATCCCACCAGAATTAAAGGCTAAGAGATCCATAATCATATTCAATGTTGATCCCCATATTTACAACAATGAAGAGCAGGTTATCTCAGAAGAATTGCAAGAACACAACCGATGGCTACATAATAACATAATTAACATATACAAGTTCCCAAACTGTAAGACTATAAAAATAACATTTGGTCAAGCTGCAACTGCACAAAAAGCAATAGACACTGGCCTAAAAATGTTCCAGATGAGCATCCCAAAACATAggatacaagaagaaaaatgttaccAACTTCAGATATAGTACAATTGCTATGCTATAGAAGACCATAACAGCAACACATGCCCAcagaacaaggaaataaaagatgctCAGAGTGTGCAGAATATGATCACAGCTGGAAAGAATGTACAAGTCCCATCAAGAAATGTCTGAACTGCAACGGCGATCATAGAACACTGCCCATGTCCTGCCcaataaggaaaaaagcaataaaggagaagagagagaaagacaaagacattAACAATTACGCTGATGCtgtaaaatcaacaacaaaaaaccttCCTAGCTTCACAAACATAGACAAAGAGCTTCACCTAAAAATCTACTCGTGTATGCTCCACGCTCACATCATGAACATCTCAGAACCAGGATGATTCGAAGACGAACTTAACGCCACCTTAAAAGCCAATAAATTACCAACAACTAAGATTCCAAGAACCCCAAACTCAAATCTCCTTATCAAGAAACTCAccgaggaagaagacaaggctAACCCAGATAGGACGACCACAGCTACTTTTATACAATACGAAGGCAGCAAGAAACATTCATCACACCAAGAGAAAAGcacaacagacaaacaaaaaaataagaacaaaagactCCACAGCAGTGACATCAAACTACGTATTTATATGTCAGAAAGCACAAGATGGCCATCCAATATATCACCCACAGACTTGGTAAAGAATATtagagaaaacaaattaaaattcACATACTCAGACCAAACGATAGAAGAATCAGAAATTTTCAACCGTATTGAACTAAATGAGATCAAAATAGACTCATCTTGCTGGTGTATAATAGAAGACAGTGTTTTCCGCAAAATTAGATCAAGACtaacagcagaaaaaaaactcCTCCTCAAACAAGACCAAGGGTATACTCcatataataaataagaaacacaacaacaaataattcaACACAATGGCACTCGACACACTCAAAGTAATTCAACACAACGTGCAACATTGGAACAATAGGAAAACCACACTAtccaatatatataaaaatatagacCCAGACGTTACATTAATAAATAGTCACTGTACACCAGACACCACAAACATGAAAATACTTTTCTATAACATAACAAAGTAAAACACACTGAGAAATCCTGCAGATGGGACCGCAATTGCAATAAAACGCAACATCAAATACAAAGTACTAGATGACTTCATCTCATATCTAATTGCAATAGAGATTGAGACAACAACTGGTAAAATAATCCTGGCAACACTATACCAACCACCCACACGAACCTACATACCAATTCCTAACATAATTAGATTATTCCGGAGGCAGACTCCAGTTTATATGATAGCCGATTTGAATGCCAACCACCCTTGCCTAGAATATAACCACTTCAACACCAAAGGCAGACAAATACATACCCTAATTCATAACAGAACATTACAACACATAGGCCCACACTTCCCTACATATTACACACAAGAAAGAGGCACAACACCCGACATAATATTTACTAATTACAGGACCTACCACAACACACATACTACACCTGGCCCGCTCACCACCAGTGATCACATACCCGTCGTATTCACCATCTCAACCTCGCCAATCTTAATACCTACACCAAAGAAACCAAATTTTCCACAGGCAGACTGGGATAAattaaaaaatcatataaatgaCAATCTACACAATACTAATCTTAATCAAactgaaatagaaaatattgaCAACGCAATTGAAAACTGGCATAATACAATAGACAACGCCATCAACAACCATATCCCCTTACCACCTTCCGCCAGCTACCTGCCCCAAAACTATCTGAGGACACCAAAATCACAATAATCAGGTTCAACGCACTCAGACAATACTCACAGATATATGGATGGAACATGAACCACTATAGACTATACAGAACTCTATAAAACACTCTGGACATAAAAATTATAGAAGAACATAACAAAAACTGGCACAATTTTATTAAGGAAGTATCCAATACATACACGAATCCAGATATCTtctggaagaaaattaaagtaatCACGGGCAACACCATTCCAGACCCACATTATCTTATAaaagagaacaacaagaaagtttacaaagcagaagaaaaagaagagctcCACAGACAACACTGGTCTCAAATATTTGAAGATTAGGATcttgatggagatgatgagaaTGAGGAAATATACCGGTTCTTGGGAAACAACCTTCACAGAATATCTCCACATAATAGGTCTGACACATCACGACTAGATACGTGTGCTCTAGACACACAAATAACACCGGAAGAAgtaataaacacaataaaaacattaaaaatcaaGTCCTGGCCTAAGTGGAATCAACAAAACGATCTTGCAAGCACTTCCTGATATAGCCATAAAGAGACTAACACACATATTC is drawn from Portunus trituberculatus isolate SZX2019 unplaced genomic scaffold, ASM1759143v1 PGA_scaffold_463__1_contigs__length_14928, whole genome shotgun sequence and contains these coding sequences:
- the LOC123500662 gene encoding histone H4; this translates as MTGRGKGGKGLGKGGAKRHRKVLRDNIQGITKPAIRRLARRGGVKRISGLIYEETRGVLKVFLENVIRDAVTYTEHAKRKTVTAMDVVYALKRQGRTLYGFGG